Proteins encoded within one genomic window of Natator depressus isolate rNatDep1 chromosome 1, rNatDep2.hap1, whole genome shotgun sequence:
- the FOXRED2 gene encoding FAD-dependent oxidoreductase domain-containing protein 2 yields MMAPPAAQCPWGLLLTFAFYLGSSCTDSASALPHHDYCIIGAGPSGLQMAYFLQRAGRDYVVFERSHAPGSFFALYPRHRKLISINKRHTGKSNSEFNLRHDWNSLLSHDSRLLFQHYSHDFFPEADTMVRYLEDFASMLELRVQYNTAIIHVRLERDSQAWNGHYFILTDHNSQDYRCSLLLVATGTWVPNVVSFPGSEYVEGYESVSINPENFAGQTVLILGRGNSAFETAENILGVTNFIHMVSRSRVRLSWATHYVGDLRAINNGLLDTYQLKSLDGLLEGDLEDLAIVKDKKGKLHITLKFYLENSNISAGAESITLPQDELDNFATRAPYDRVIRCLGWKFDFSIYNRSLRLMPGKGNKKKYPLIKPSYESRGTLGLFVLGAASHSIDFRKSAGGFIHGFRYTTRAVHRLLEHRHHGVPWPASIYPITQLTNSIIKRVNEASGLYQMFSVLGDIILLRENATAFEYLEEYPVGILAELELHTGRKAHNGLFVVIMEYGKNFSGADKDVFYYNRAVGEAQHAWQSNFLHPVIYYYKRLPTEREMRLCPPDWPLSRPDAVHHIVEDFLTDWTAPNAHILPLRRFLENCLDTDLRSFFAESCFLFALTHRKLPPFCQQGYLRMQGLVGNKRLRHHAVEAGLLEDHTVMHSTDELLGGQRGSCDQLLKDHVIPGSPLHHLVNTKDEL; encoded by the exons ATGATGGCCCCGCCTGCTGCCCAGTGTCCATGGGGCCTGCTCCTAACCTTTGCCTTCTACTTGGGCTCTTCCTGCACTGACAGTGCCTCTGCCCTTCCACACCACGACTATTGCATCATTGGTGCTGGCCCCTCAGGCTTGCAGATGGCCTATTTCCTCCAGCGTGCAGGCCGGGACTATGTGGTCTTTGAGCGTAGCCATGCACCTGGCAGCTTCTTTGCCCTTTATCCACGCCATCGCAAGCTCATCAGCATCAACAAACGACACACTGGCAAGTCCAACAGCGAGTTCAATCTTCGCCATGACTGGAACTCCCTTCTCAGCCATGACAGCCGACTGCTTTTCCAACACTACTCTCATGACTTCTTCCCTGAGGCTGACACCATGGTGCGTTACCTTGAAGACTTTGCTTCCATGTTGGAGCTCCGGGTTCAATACAACACTGCCATCATCCATGTGAGACTGGAGAGGGACTCACAGGCATGGAATGGCCATTACTTCATTCTTACAGACCATAACAGCCAGGACTACAGATGCAG CCTATTGTTGGTAGCCACGGGAACATGGGTTCCCAATGTGGTAAGCTTCCCTGGCTCGGAATATGTTGAGGGCTATGAATCTGTGTCCATCAACCCAGAGAACTTTGCTGGCCAGACTGTGTTGATCTTGGGTCGGGGGAACTCTGCCTTTGAGACCGCCGAGAACATTCTGGGCGTCACCAATTTCATACACATGGTGAGCCGCTCCCGCGTTCGCCTCTCTTGGGCCACCCACTATGTTGGAGATTTAAG AGCGATTAACAATGGCCTTCTAGATACATACCAGCTGAAGTCTTTGGACGGGCTACTGGAGGGTGACTTGGAAGATCTGGCTATTGTCAAGGATAAGAAAGGGAAGCTGCACATCACTCTCAAATTCTATCTGGAGAACAGCAACATCAGTGCAGGTGCAGAATCCATCACTCTCCCACAGGATGAGCTGGACAACTTTGCCACCCGGGCACCCTACGACCGTGTCATCCGCTGCCTGGGTTGGAAGTTTGACTTCTCCATTTACAACAG ATCTCTTAGGCTGATGCCAGGGAAAGGGAATAAGAAGAAGTATCCTCTGATCAAACCCAGTTATGAGTCAAGAGGCACCCTGGGGCTCTTTGTTCTGGGCGCTGCTAGCCACTCTATCGACTTCAGGAAATCTGCTGGGGGCTTTATCCATGGATTCCGATATACAA CTCGTGCTGTCCATCGCTTGTTGGAACATCGTCATCACGGAGTCCCCTGGCCAGCATCAATCTACCCCATTACACAACTGACAAATTCCATCATCAAACGGGTGAATGAGGCGTCTGGACTCTACCAGATGTTCAGTGTCTTGGGTGACATCATTCTgctgagaga GAATGCCACAGCATTTGAGTACCTGGAGGAGTATCCAGTCGGGATCCTGGCAGAGCTGGAATTGCACACAGGGAGAAAGGCCCACAACGGGCTCTTTGTTGTCATCATGGAGTATGGGAAGAATTTTTCTGGGGCTGACAAGGATGTCTTCTACTACAACCGAGCAGTGGGGGAGGCACAACATGCCTGGCAGTCTAACTTCCTGCATCCTGTTATTTATTACTACAAACGACTCCCCACAG AGCGTGAGATGAGGCTCTGTCCTCCGGACTGGCCTCTTTCCCGCCCAGATGCTGTCCATCATATTGTGGAGGATTTCCTGACAGACTGGACTGCCCCAAACGCCCATATCCTCCCCCTTAGACGCTTCCTGGAGAATTGTCTGGACACTGACCTGCGCAGCTTCTTTGCAG agTCCTGTTTCCTGTTTGCTCTGACTCACCGGAAGCTGCCTCCCTTTTGTCAGCAGGGATACCTGCGAATGCAAGGGCTTGTGGGTAACAAAAGACTTAGGCACCATGCAGTGGAAGCCGGCCTACTGGAGGACCACACTGTTATGCACTCTACAGATGAACTGCTTGGTGGCCAGAGAGGTTCATGTGACCAGTTGCTGAAGGATCACGTGATACCAGGTAGCCCCCTACATCATCTTGTGAATACCAAGGATGAACTTTAA